CAGAGGAAGCAGAAAGGCCGGTCATCCATCATCAGTGAAGGGTCTTTCCCTCACTCATTTATTCATTGCTTCTAATACAATCAATAGTTTACTCTGTGATATCCACACATTGACATTTGAAACACAAGAATAACTGCCATTTGGCTGAATCACTTTCAAGTTTTGTAAATTATGAATACACTTAATCCATGCAGCTCTACCTCCCAAACCTACCTGTGTTTTTACTTCTAATAAATGGGATTTATTGTGGTATtctaataatttaatataatttatcTAAGTAAGTAAATGTAGTCTCATGAACACTACAATTTTCTTCCACAGTGGCACTTTTTGAAGAGATACTAGATAAGATTGATtgagatgaacacacagtttATGAAAGTCTAGCTAATACAAACCAGCAGGCTACAGCTCAGAGACCACGGCCGCGCCAGCTGCTAaatcagcatgctaacatgcttaCAATGACAATGCCAGCAACTGATGTTACGCAGGTGTAATGATTACTGTGATGTTTTAAATCTGAACTTCACAAACCtactgtatttatatattaacGCTTTACCAAAATCacagctgtggttgttgggaATGTCATCAGTGTTGCTAGCTTTCAGCTATAAAGCGAGGAATTTGACAAATCCAAAATTTGACCTGATGGCACTAAAGGAAAGGTCAGAGGATCACCAACGTCTAGGCTTCCTCCTCTTACTTAGAACTATAAATGTTTGCACGTGGCAAAGTTGATGAGAAACTTTAGTCAGACAACCAATGGGGTCCCCAGAGCTACGCTGCTATCATTGCTAACAAATAGAACGTTTTAAAAGACACCTAACACATAATAGTGAGcaaatgacaaaacacagcaagttctttaaaatattattattatgggcTGTCAATATAGTTTAAAGCCTTTGAATTACCTCTCATTGCCTCCCCTCATTCTCCAAAATACAATATCTACAGCTACACGTTCATGTTCCACATAGGTAGCATAATAGTAAACCAAAGAGGTATTCATGAAAGATGCCCATTCATCAGGAGCTGATGTAAAACCCACCGCACAATCCACCGTGCTTATCGCCACGGAGACGGCCCTCATGTGTAAGAGGTCGGCCTCTCCCGACGTCCCTGTGTGACAATTGGACATTATGAAGTTGATTTAGTGCAGAGCGATCTCTTCAACCGAAAGCCAGTTATGTAATTATGACCCGTCTGCCGCTGTGTGACGATCCGTGCCTGatggtttatttaaatgtgttcaaTGGAATCTGTCTCCCCTGAGTAAATACACGTGGGCTCTGTCAGTGAGTGGGCTTTTGTTGCATGTTTTAGTCTAAATGTGTGGCTGTTCACATGGTCTTTTATAATGTCCCCGTGGGTGTCATCAAGTGAGAGCATATCTGTACTTATTACACTGTGTAGGCAAGTGTGTGGGTTAAAACCCTGTTTGTCTATCTTGTGGTTTCCGCTTTCAGTGGAAAAACAGGCATCCTTTAaggattaaatgttttttttgtcgaCATATCTCACTGAAACTGGCTCACTGTTTGctgacaaaaatgacaaaaatgacaggaaaacaaaaaataatacaattgtttcttcttctcacaACCTTCTATTCAATTCTATAATTAATTTACTGCATGAACTACTTTTTCTCCAGTGGGAATTTTTCCTAAAAGGAAGTCGGGAACCTTTCCCTGTCATAAAACCACGATTTAAACTTAAATACCCTACTGACCATATTTTTTGGCAAGGGcttttagggtttttttttagagcCACTGCTTTGGAGCACTGACAACACGTTCAATCATAACATTATTCAAAAAGCAGTTATTTAGAAAATTAGgcatttttgtattgttgtttgaactgttttcattgtttttgtttaattgttgCGTTGAATCAAACGCAAAGGCGAGTTCCACGCTCaaaaaggttttttgttttgtgtctgtgcAGACATCCATTCGGAGGCAGTACAAGCTGCCCTGGCTAAACATAAGGAGGAGAAGATGTCCCTGCCCATGCCCACTAAACGACGCTCCACTTATGTCCCATCTCCCATCGAAACGCGCACACCACCAGGTAGGACGGGAAGGAGAGGCCTCCTGCTTCGTTGTTACAATTATTGACATTGAGTTAGGAGGATATCGAGCTGAATattacatctctctctctctcttgctctcagACTCCTCATCAGGATCTGAAGATGAAACGTCTGCGCGCAGGCAGTCATCCGTGGTCCCCACTTCGCTTGTGGTCAATCCCAACCTGCAGAGCCCGGACTCTTGGATCAACCGCACTGTCCagggctcctccacctcctcctcagcttccTCCACCTTGTCACACGGAGAGGCCAAGCCGCAGCCTCAGAGCCAGCCTAAGTCTCAGCCTCAGCCGCAGTACAAGCCGCAGTACCAACCTCTGTATCAGCCTCACTACCAGCCTCAGCTCCAGCCTCAGCACCAGCCTCAGCTCCAGCCTCAGCACCAGCCTCagcaccagcctcagcctcagcACCAGCCTCAGCCCTCAGCCCACACTGCAGCTATCACGGGCATGCTGGCTCACAGTCGCATAGGTGAGACCCAAATGTATGACTAAGATGTTCATGGACACCAATTTTGTTATTAGTGCGAGTTTATAATGTAGAGGCCGTCCCACTGAAAGTTTAACTCCAAAAGAATCCTATATTTTGCTATATTTTAACTGTTTAATATCCAGTGCCAGCTATTGTTATTAGAAGGCAAAGTGAAACTTGAGGATGGCTTCATTCCTGACTGTCATCCCCCGCTTCAGCTGCAGCTCCATCAGAAAACAGTGCCCCCCCTCCAGATGTGACAGCTGTGGCCCCTCCATCGAGAGGTCCACGGGTTGACCTGCCCTCGAACGCTGTGGTCCGAGGGATGAGCCGTGGACAGAGCCGCTCGAGCATGATGGAGACCGCGGACGGTaacgaccacacacacaaatttctCTTCAAAATAAGTGTTGCCCTTCAACAGTGATGTACCATTAATCACACTTTACTGCTGTCTTCTCTTCTTGATCTTTCTCTGCCCTGTCATATTGACTACCTGATAGCAAGAGGTAATATCCAGAGTAAGGAAACACCTTAATGTTTAATGTCTGTAGCCTTCTGTGTCTGCTGTTTCACCCTTACTCTCCCCCCTCGTTTTTAGCGAATGACTAATAAATGCCACAAAATCCAAATCCTCACGCAGAATGAATCCTCACGTGTGATCCCAAACCAAAAGCTCTCACTGTTTTCCTCGTGTTGGTGCCACCTACTTGTGCTGCTTTTCATTCCCACAAGATATGAAATCATGTTATTGGCAATTCAATCTCAACTAAAGAATACAGTCTCTTGTGTAAtgggatgaagagcagcagacaATGAGATGGTAAGAAGTTTAGACGTGTAGTGTTGTGCCGATCGATGTTCAAGCCATCGCGTGTGTGACCGTGTGTTTCCTGCCACCGCCCCTCTCCGCCCACCTGTTAGGAGTTCCTGTGAACAGCAGAGTGTCTACTAAGATCCAGCAGCTGCTCAACACCCTGAAGAGGCCCAAGAGGCCTCCCCTCAGCGAGTTCTTCACCGACGACGCTGAGGAGATCGTGGAAGGTACGCAGGAAACATTTCAACGACAGTCCTCGCAAGGGGCCCCTTACTGAAATCTGAGTTTCAAAGACTTGTGCAGACATAtctatattaaaataaatacattttgggtACTAAACTCGATTGGAGTACAAAAAGTAGTGTGAACCTTATAATGAtttataatgtgtgtgtttaatcctCATGATTAATTATGTGATTATAACTATAATTCTTAGTGCTATTAGAACATATACAAAAAAgtatgaatacatgaatacatgTACTGTGTATGCAAGTAGACTATGCACACAGTCTTACCCAAGCCATCACGGATGATCCATACATTacacagaggaaagagaaagCCAAGCAATAGGCTGAATCAGTGAAACGCCGTTAGAGTATAAGCCAGCAGTGATGCATGTGCCTTGTTTTGTCCTGTTAGCATCCTAGAATGACCTCATTAATCTGTTACATACATGCTCTGCCTCTCACAGTGCCCCAGCCGGACCCCAACACGCCCAAGCCGGAGGGCCGCCAGATCATGCCGGTGAAAGGAGAGCCTCTGGGTGTGGTCAGTAACTGGCCCCCAGCCCTGCAGGCGGCGTTGGCCCGTTGGGGGGCCACTCAGGGGAAGAGCCCCGCCCTCACCGCTCTTGACATCACGGGCAAACCGCTTTATACACTGACATATGGTTAGAAACAGGACTCTACTTTGTGACATGAGATTTATTTTGGCAGTGCTGAGACGTATAACCTCCCCTCCTCAACAACCTCCTCCCCGCTCCGCCTTCTGTCTGTCAGGAAAGCTGTGGAGTCGCAGCGTGAAGCTGGCGTACACTCTCCTGAACAAGCTGGGCACCAAGAACGAGCAAATCCTCAAACCTGGAGACAAGGCGAGAGAGCGCGCTCACAATGTGCACGACAAGCTGAGGCAAACAGGTATACTACGCTTTGCAGCAACAAGGTGCTGAATGCAGTTTAATGTCTTGGCAGGTGGCGCTGGTTTACCCCAACAGTGACCCTGGGATGTTCTGGGTAGCCTTCTACGGCTGCCTGCTAGCTGAAGTTATACCTGTACCTATTGAAGTACCGCTGTCTCGCAAAGTAAGAAATCCAGCAGACATGCAGCTTTTGTGAGGGCGGATGTCTGGATGTTTAACTGTGAATgttttttcatgtgtgttttgtgtgcgtgttgttttcAGGATGCAGGGATCTGCCAGGTGGGGTTTCTGCTCGGTAGCTGTGGTGTTGGTCTGGCTCTGACTAGTGAGATCTGTCTGAAGGGTTTACCCAAAACACCGACCGGGGAAATACTGCAGTTCAAAGGTTTGCTCTGTCATTTATCTTTATTAAAACTACTTTGTTAAATAGTTCTGTAAAAAACATACCAGGTAACCTTCAGACTGTAGAATGtactgtgtgttttaatttgaatcatttcactTGATTTCATTGATGCCTTTTTTTCTCTGACAGGCTGGCCTCGACTAAAGTGGGTGGTGACGGACACAAAATACCTGACCAAGCCTTCCAAAGACTGGCAACCACACATCCCCACTGCCAACACCGACCCGTCATATATAGAGGTAACAAAGCTGCTTACTGGTAGGTCGGCTGATTCTAATAACCAGTTACTGCTCTTAAAGAGAAAATATAGTTGACCTGGACGTTGACAAAGGTATTCACACTCACTcttgtgtttcctctctgtTCAGTACAAGGCAAGTAAAGATGGCACAGTTGTGGGTGTGGCTGTGTCTAAAGTAGCCATGTTGACCCACTGCCAGGCGCTGACGCAGGCATGCAACTACAGTGAAGGTGGGGGAAGAGTCATCGTCGTGCACCATCGAAGCTGTCCTCATCAACGTAATTGTctaaagtcacgtgtgtctttaaagGGGAAACGCTGGTGAATGTCCTGGACTTCAAAAAGGATATGGGCCTGTGGCACGGAGTTCTTAcggtaaatgtgtttttttctctttttgtaattttaaaacaaaattaaaaaaagaaccaaaaaaagaatatcACATTATATTAGCTGCTTAATCAGGTCTTGTTTGTTTCCAGGCTGTGATGAACAGGATACACACCATCAGTGTTCCCTACGCAGTAATGAAGGCGTGTCCTCTCTCCTGGGTACAGAGGGTCCACATTCACAAAGGTAACACTGCTATCAGCCTGAGTTGTTCCGTATGAGAGTAATCGATGATAAACCTTTGACGTTACCTGACGTGCCACTGTTCTTGAGCAGCTCGTATAGCTTTGGTGAAGTGCCGTGATCTACACTGGGCCATGATGGCTCACCGTGAACAGAGAGACACCAGTCTGGCGTCTTTACGTATGCTGATTGTTGCTGATGGTGCTAACCCCTGTGAGTACTTTGTGACGCTCCAGCTTTGTAAAAAGAGGTATTTTCAAGCGACACAAATGAGATGTAATATGTCAAATCCTTACTTCTTGCCTTCAAGGGTCGGTGTCTTCCTGTGATGCCTTCCTGAACGTGTTCCAGTCCCACGGGCTGAAACCTGAGGTCATCTGTCCCTGTGCCACCTCCCCCGAGGCTATGACAGTAGCTATACGCAGGtttgcaatattttctttttttgtaaaatagtgATATTAGGGGAAAAAGACAGACTTAACAAAAAAGGCTGCTTCTTTCCCTAAGCCCAACCTACCTCACATTTCAGCTCAAACCAAGACCCatgtaaagaaagaaagcacGACAGACTGGTTCACTCAAGAATGATTGTAATTTGTACTGAGTGACTGGACATGACTGTTGACAGATGGTTAAGGGTATGAACAGATGGGACGGATGTAAATGCTCATGATTGATCGAGCTCTCCCCTGCGCAGACCGGGAGTACCGGGCACGCCGCTCCCTGCCCGTGCCATCCTTTCCTTGGGCGGCCTGAGCCACGGTGTCATCAGGGTCAACACAGAGGACAAGAACTCGGCCCTGACTGTACAAGACGTCGGGCACGTCATGCCTGGAGGttagaaggaaaaataaataagtcaaaAGGGAGAtatcaaaaacaaatgaaagactgTGTATGTATTTACATTATCTCAGTGGTCCTGGGTCCTTCAATCAGTCATGACACACAAATTCATGACCATCCTTAATGCTCCTCCTGAAACCTCAGtagcaaaataaaagaatatctgCTTTAGATATTATTGCACATTCAGCTTTATTTTCCAGAAGGATAAAGTCATAGTTAAAGCAAACTGGGATGAAATGTGCAATGTCAATTTATGAAGTCTATTAGATATATTAGATGTCTGAATGCTGCCATTGTGTGTCTCCAGCCCTGATGTGCACTGTTAGGCCAGATGGACCTCCTCAGCTCTGTAAAACAGATGAGATTGGTGAGATAATAATCAACTCCCGTGCTGGAGGCAACATGTACTACGGCCTGCCTGGGGtcaccaaaaacacctttgAGGTAAGAAAGTAACATTACATTATTCACAACCCAACAATTCATTTGTGTATTGCTTTAATGTATTCCTGTGCATCTGTGTTCAGGTGATACCGGTTAACTCAAATGGAGTTCCCATTGGAGAGATACCATTTGTGCGGTCGGGACTCTTGGGGTTCGTCGGCCCAGTAAGTTGAACCGTCTAGTACATCCGTGGTGACTTTAgtcgtttctctctctgtcggcGAATGGGTCTTTATACCGACAGCGTAACGACCTCACTGTGTGTCTCACCCCCGCTGTGCAGGGCAGCTTGATCTTTGTGGTGGGGAAGATCGAGGGTCTGCTGATGGTGAGCGGTCGGAGACACAATGCTGATGACCTGGTGGCCACCGCTCTGGCCGTTGAGCCAGTCAAGACCGTGTACCGTGGGAGGTGAGGACAACACTAAATTCCTCTCATATGAAATGTGAGCTGGAAGATGCTGCTGTCTTGGTTAAGTGTGGATCCTAGTTAATCACCAGTGACACCTGTTGATACGTAAGAGAGGCACAGCTGCTCATAACGGGGCACCACTGGATGAAATGGTAGCGTTGCTTATAGATTCCTGACCTTCACACCCTCAACATATttgtctgtgtctttttttcttgtttcagaATCGCTGTGTTTTCCGTCACGGTGTTTTATGATGAGAGAGTGGCGATTGTGGCGGAGCAGAGGCCGGATGCAAGTGAGGAGGACAGCTTCCAGTGGATGAGCCGAGTGCTTCAGGTAAATCCGCTCACCTTCTTCTTTCTCAtgattttattgtgaagcagctTCTGTTCAAGTAACTGGAGACAATATACACATCTAGTTTTgtaattaaatatgaaaaacagcCAAACTTTAACAGTAAATCACATGTTGTTGCTGTTAGCTTACACCGCTAGCATCCAGTGACCGTCTGTAATATACAAACAGAGGCACTTTGGTCACTTTCAGTTATTTTTGTGTTGTCTGCAGGCTATCGACAGCATCCACCAGGTGGGCCTCTACTGTCTGGCTCTGGTCCCGGCCAACACCTTACCTAAAACCCCGCTGGGTGGCATCCACATCTCTGACACCAAGCAGTTCTTCTTAGATGGCAACTTGCACCCCTGCAACATCCTAATGTGTCCCCACACGTGTGTCACCAACCTGCCGAAGCCCCGGCAGAAGCAGCCCGGTAGGCAGCACTTATCTGCAGCCGATCCTCCAAAGATGAGAGTCACTGTTGAAGTTCCGCCTGTGCGGGTCA
The Gasterosteus aculeatus chromosome 17, fGasAcu3.hap1.1, whole genome shotgun sequence DNA segment above includes these coding regions:
- the dip2bb gene encoding disco-interacting protein 2 homolog B-A isoform X2, which gives rise to MADRGVDLSALPKEVRDQLAELDLELSEGDITQKGYEKKRTKLLVPYFIHTPVEPPRQNDRQPPAPSSSSGHGPPPSSSSRYRERRTRKTHRSGGTRDDRYRSDIHSEAVQAALAKHKEEKMSLPMPTKRRSTYVPSPIETRTPPDSSSGSEDETSARRQSSVVPTSLVVNPNLQSPDSWINRTVQGSSTSSSASSTLSHGEAKPQPQSQPKSQPQPQYKPQYQPLYQPHYQPQLQPQHQPQLQPQHQPQHQPQPQHQPQPSAHTAAITGMLAHSRIAAAPSENSAPPPDVTAVAPPSRGPRVDLPSNAVVRGMSRGQSRSSMMETADGVPVNSRVSTKIQQLLNTLKRPKRPPLSEFFTDDAEEIVEVPQPDPNTPKPEGRQIMPVKGEPLGVVSNWPPALQAALARWGATQGKSPALTALDITGKPLYTLTYGKLWSRSVKLAYTLLNKLGTKNEQILKPGDKVALVYPNSDPGMFWVAFYGCLLAEVIPVPIEVPLSRKDAGICQVGFLLGSCGVGLALTSEICLKGLPKTPTGEILQFKGWPRLKWVVTDTKYLTKPSKDWQPHIPTANTDPSYIEYKASKDGTVVGVAVSKVAMLTHCQALTQACNYSEGETLVNVLDFKKDMGLWHGVLTAVMNRIHTISVPYAVMKACPLSWVQRVHIHKARIALVKCRDLHWAMMAHREQRDTSLASLRMLIVADGANPWSVSSCDAFLNVFQSHGLKPEVICPCATSPEAMTVAIRRPGVPGTPLPARAILSLGGLSHGVIRVNTEDKNSALTVQDVGHVMPGALMCTVRPDGPPQLCKTDEIGEIIINSRAGGNMYYGLPGVTKNTFEVIPVNSNGVPIGEIPFVRSGLLGFVGPGSLIFVVGKIEGLLMVSGRRHNADDLVATALAVEPVKTVYRGRIAVFSVTVFYDERVAIVAEQRPDASEEDSFQWMSRVLQAIDSIHQVGLYCLALVPANTLPKTPLGGIHISDTKQFFLDGNLHPCNILMCPHTCVTNLPKPRQKQPVGVGPASVMVGNLVAGKRIAQAAGRDLGVIDDQDLVRKLCMWPTVMHQYLTEALQWRAQTDADHVLFVLLNAKGVTVSTATCLQLHKRAEKIAAALTEKGSINTGENVVLLYPPGIDLIAAFYGCLYAGCVPVNVRPPHPQNLAATLPTVRMIIDVSKAACILTTQGLMRTLRSKEAAASVNIKTWPTIIDTDDLPRRRPPQIYKPPTAEMIAYLDFSVSTTGMLTGVKISHAAVSALCRSVKLQCELYSSRQIAICLDPYCGLGFVLWCLASVYSGHQTVLIPPFELESCLSLWLSTLSQYRIRDTFCSYSVMELCTKGLGSQTELLKARGVSLSCVRSCVVIAEERPRLALSHSFTKLFKDIGLSSRAVSTTFGSRVNLAVCLQGTTGPDPCTVYVDMKSLRHDRVRLVERGAPQSLPLMESGKILPGVRVIIVNPETRGPLGDSHLGEIWVNSPHNASGYYTIYGEESLQANHFNTKLSFGDPQTLWARTGYLGFVKRTELLEANGDRHDALFVVGSLDETLELRGLRYHPTDIEISVSRAHRSIAESAVFTWTNLLVVVSELCGSEQDALDLVPLITNAVLEEHHLIVGVVVIVDPGVIPINSRGEKQRMHLRDSFLADQLDPIYVAYNM
- the dip2bb gene encoding disco-interacting protein 2 homolog B-A isoform X1, with the translated sequence MADRGVDLSALPKEVRDQLAELDLELSEGDITQKGYEKKRTKLLVPYFIHTPVEPPRQNDRQPPAPSSSSGHGPPPSSSSRYRERRTRKTHRSGGTRDDRYRSDIHSEAVQAALAKHKEEKMSLPMPTKRRSTYVPSPIETRTPPDSSSGSEDETSARRQSSVVPTSLVVNPNLQSPDSWINRTVQGSSTSSSASSTLSHGEAKPQPQSQPKSQPQPQYKPQYQPLYQPHYQPQLQPQHQPQLQPQHQPQHQPQPQHQPQPSAHTAAITGMLAHSRIAAAPSENSAPPPDVTAVAPPSRGPRVDLPSNAVVRGMSRGQSRSSMMETADARGNIQRVPVNSRVSTKIQQLLNTLKRPKRPPLSEFFTDDAEEIVEVPQPDPNTPKPEGRQIMPVKGEPLGVVSNWPPALQAALARWGATQGKSPALTALDITGKPLYTLTYGKLWSRSVKLAYTLLNKLGTKNEQILKPGDKVALVYPNSDPGMFWVAFYGCLLAEVIPVPIEVPLSRKDAGICQVGFLLGSCGVGLALTSEICLKGLPKTPTGEILQFKGWPRLKWVVTDTKYLTKPSKDWQPHIPTANTDPSYIEYKASKDGTVVGVAVSKVAMLTHCQALTQACNYSEGETLVNVLDFKKDMGLWHGVLTAVMNRIHTISVPYAVMKACPLSWVQRVHIHKARIALVKCRDLHWAMMAHREQRDTSLASLRMLIVADGANPWSVSSCDAFLNVFQSHGLKPEVICPCATSPEAMTVAIRRPGVPGTPLPARAILSLGGLSHGVIRVNTEDKNSALTVQDVGHVMPGALMCTVRPDGPPQLCKTDEIGEIIINSRAGGNMYYGLPGVTKNTFEVIPVNSNGVPIGEIPFVRSGLLGFVGPGSLIFVVGKIEGLLMVSGRRHNADDLVATALAVEPVKTVYRGRIAVFSVTVFYDERVAIVAEQRPDASEEDSFQWMSRVLQAIDSIHQVGLYCLALVPANTLPKTPLGGIHISDTKQFFLDGNLHPCNILMCPHTCVTNLPKPRQKQPVGVGPASVMVGNLVAGKRIAQAAGRDLGVIDDQDLVRKLCMWPTVMHQYLTEALQWRAQTDADHVLFVLLNAKGVTVSTATCLQLHKRAEKIAAALTEKGSINTGENVVLLYPPGIDLIAAFYGCLYAGCVPVNVRPPHPQNLAATLPTVRMIIDVSKAACILTTQGLMRTLRSKEAAASVNIKTWPTIIDTDDLPRRRPPQIYKPPTAEMIAYLDFSVSTTGMLTGVKISHAAVSALCRSVKLQCELYSSRQIAICLDPYCGLGFVLWCLASVYSGHQTVLIPPFELESCLSLWLSTLSQYRIRDTFCSYSVMELCTKGLGSQTELLKARGVSLSCVRSCVVIAEERPRLALSHSFTKLFKDIGLSSRAVSTTFGSRVNLAVCLQGTTGPDPCTVYVDMKSLRHDRVRLVERGAPQSLPLMESGKILPGVRVIIVNPETRGPLGDSHLGEIWVNSPHNASGYYTIYGEESLQANHFNTKLSFGDPQTLWARTGYLGFVKRTELLEANGDRHDALFVVGSLDETLELRGLRYHPTDIEISVSRAHRSIAESAVFTWTNLLVVVSELCGSEQDALDLVPLITNAVLEEHHLIVGVVVIVDPGVIPINSRGEKQRMHLRDSFLADQLDPIYVAYNM
- the dip2bb gene encoding disco-interacting protein 2 homolog B-A isoform X3; its protein translation is MADRGVDLSALPKEVRDQLAELDLELSEGDITQKGYEKKRTKLLVPYFIHTPVEPPRQNDRQPPAPSSSSGHGPPPSSSSRYRERRTRKTHRSGGTRDDRYRSDIHSEAVQAALAKHKEEKMSLPMPTKRRSTYVPSPIETRTPPDSSSGSEDETSARRQSSVVPTSLVVNPNLQSPDSWINRTVQGSSTSSSASSTLSHGEAKPQPQSQPKSQPQPQYKPQYQPLYQPHYQPQLQPQHQPQLQPQHQPQHQPQPQHQPQPSAHTAAITGMLAHSRIAAAPSENSAPPPDVTAVAPPSRGPRVDLPSNAVVRGMSRGQSRSSMMETADARGNIQRVPVNSRVSTKIQQLLNTLKRPKRPPLSEFFTDDAEEIVEVPQPDPNTPKPEGRQIMPVKGEPLGVVSNWPPALQAALARWGATQGKSPALTALDITGKPLYTLTYGKLWSRSVKLAYTLLNKLGTKNEQILKPGDKVALVYPNSDPGMFWVAFYGCLLAEVIPVPIEVPLSRKDAGICQVGFLLGSCGVGLALTSEICLKGLPKTPTGEILQFKGWPRLKWVVTDTKYLTKPSKDWQPHIPTANTDPSYIEYKASKDGTVVGVAVSKVAMLTHCQALTQACNYSEGETLVNVLDFKKDMGLWHGVLTAVMNRIHTISVPYAVMKACPLSWVQRVHIHKARIALVKCRDLHWAMMAHREQRDTSLASLRMLIVADGANPWSVSSCDAFLNVFQSHGLKPEVICPCATSPEAMTVAIRRPGVPGTPLPARAILSLGGLSHGVIRVNTEDKNSALTVQDVGHVMPGALMCTVRPDGPPQLCKTDEIGEIIINSRAGGNMYYGLPGVTKNTFEVIPVNSNGVPIGEIPFVRSGLLGFVGPGSLIFVVGKIEGLLMVSGRRHNADDLVATALAVEPVKTVYRGRIAVFSVTVFYDERVAIVAEQRPDASEEDSFQWMSRVLQAIDSIHQVGLYCLALVPANTLPKTPLGGIHISDTKQFFLDGNLHPCNILMCPHTCVTNLPKPRQKQPVGVGPASVMVGNLVAGKRIAQAAGRDLGVIDDQDLVRKHQYLTEALQWRAQTDADHVLFVLLNAKGVTVSTATCLQLHKRAEKIAAALTEKGSINTGENVVLLYPPGIDLIAAFYGCLYAGCVPVNVRPPHPQNLAATLPTVRMIIDVSKAACILTTQGLMRTLRSKEAAASVNIKTWPTIIDTDDLPRRRPPQIYKPPTAEMIAYLDFSVSTTGMLTGVKISHAAVSALCRSVKLQCELYSSRQIAICLDPYCGLGFVLWCLASVYSGHQTVLIPPFELESCLSLWLSTLSQYRIRDTFCSYSVMELCTKGLGSQTELLKARGVSLSCVRSCVVIAEERPRLALSHSFTKLFKDIGLSSRAVSTTFGSRVNLAVCLQGTTGPDPCTVYVDMKSLRHDRVRLVERGAPQSLPLMESGKILPGVRVIIVNPETRGPLGDSHLGEIWVNSPHNASGYYTIYGEESLQANHFNTKLSFGDPQTLWARTGYLGFVKRTELLEANGDRHDALFVVGSLDETLELRGLRYHPTDIEISVSRAHRSIAESAVFTWTNLLVVVSELCGSEQDALDLVPLITNAVLEEHHLIVGVVVIVDPGVIPINSRGEKQRMHLRDSFLADQLDPIYVAYNM
- the dip2bb gene encoding disco-interacting protein 2 homolog B-A isoform X4 translates to MADRGVDLSALPKEVRDQLAELDLELSEGDITQKGYEKKRTKLLVPYFIHTPVEPPRQNDRQPPAPSSSSGHGPPPSSSSRYRERRTRKTHRSGGTRDDRYRSDIHSEAVQAALAKHKEEKMSLPMPTKRRSTYVPSPIETRTPPDSSSGSEDETSARRQSSVVPTSLVVNPNLQSPDSWINRTVQGSSTSSSASSTLSHGEAKPQPQSQPKSQPQPQYKPQYQPLYQPHYQPQLQPQHQPQLQPQHQPQHQPQPQHQPQPSAHTAAITGMLAHSRIAAAPSENSAPPPDVTAVAPPSRGPRVDLPSNAVVRGMSRGQSRSSMMETADGVPVNSRVSTKIQQLLNTLKRPKRPPLSEFFTDDAEEIVEVPQPDPNTPKPEGRQIMPVKGEPLGVVSNWPPALQAALARWGATQGKSPALTALDITGKPLYTLTYGKLWSRSVKLAYTLLNKLGTKNEQILKPGDKVALVYPNSDPGMFWVAFYGCLLAEVIPVPIEVPLSRKDAGICQVGFLLGSCGVGLALTSEICLKGLPKTPTGEILQFKGWPRLKWVVTDTKYLTKPSKDWQPHIPTANTDPSYIEYKASKDGTVVGVAVSKVAMLTHCQALTQACNYSEGETLVNVLDFKKDMGLWHGVLTAVMNRIHTISVPYAVMKACPLSWVQRVHIHKARIALVKCRDLHWAMMAHREQRDTSLASLRMLIVADGANPWSVSSCDAFLNVFQSHGLKPEVICPCATSPEAMTVAIRRPGVPGTPLPARAILSLGGLSHGVIRVNTEDKNSALTVQDVGHVMPGALMCTVRPDGPPQLCKTDEIGEIIINSRAGGNMYYGLPGVTKNTFEVIPVNSNGVPIGEIPFVRSGLLGFVGPGSLIFVVGKIEGLLMVSGRRHNADDLVATALAVEPVKTVYRGRIAVFSVTVFYDERVAIVAEQRPDASEEDSFQWMSRVLQAIDSIHQVGLYCLALVPANTLPKTPLGGIHISDTKQFFLDGNLHPCNILMCPHTCVTNLPKPRQKQPVGVGPASVMVGNLVAGKRIAQAAGRDLGVIDDQDLVRKHQYLTEALQWRAQTDADHVLFVLLNAKGVTVSTATCLQLHKRAEKIAAALTEKGSINTGENVVLLYPPGIDLIAAFYGCLYAGCVPVNVRPPHPQNLAATLPTVRMIIDVSKAACILTTQGLMRTLRSKEAAASVNIKTWPTIIDTDDLPRRRPPQIYKPPTAEMIAYLDFSVSTTGMLTGVKISHAAVSALCRSVKLQCELYSSRQIAICLDPYCGLGFVLWCLASVYSGHQTVLIPPFELESCLSLWLSTLSQYRIRDTFCSYSVMELCTKGLGSQTELLKARGVSLSCVRSCVVIAEERPRLALSHSFTKLFKDIGLSSRAVSTTFGSRVNLAVCLQGTTGPDPCTVYVDMKSLRHDRVRLVERGAPQSLPLMESGKILPGVRVIIVNPETRGPLGDSHLGEIWVNSPHNASGYYTIYGEESLQANHFNTKLSFGDPQTLWARTGYLGFVKRTELLEANGDRHDALFVVGSLDETLELRGLRYHPTDIEISVSRAHRSIAESAVFTWTNLLVVVSELCGSEQDALDLVPLITNAVLEEHHLIVGVVVIVDPGVIPINSRGEKQRMHLRDSFLADQLDPIYVAYNM